DNA from Sulfurimonas xiamenensis:
CTTGTTTTCTTCTTTAAATTTAAACATAACTATATGAATTATCATTATAAACCTTTTAATTAAATAAATAGAATTTTAACTAAAAATAAAATATATTAATAAATATTCTTATTTTTATTTTTTAAATATTTATTATATTGTATATTAAAAAATTTAGCATCATAATAATGCATTATTTACATATATGAAAACAGCTGTTTTTAATAAATATATGTTATGATTCTGATTATCATGATTTATCAAAGGAGATAACTGTGAAAAAAATAGTAAGTTTATTTTTATTTCTTGCCTCTCTCACAATGCTATTTGCTTCCAACGAAGCGGAAGAATTAGCTGTTGAAAAATGTGGTGGATGCCATTTAATGGGAGTTGTATCAAAAGAGAAACTAAAAAACATGAAAGCACCCCCTTACTGGGCAATTGCTAAAAAAGCTAAAGAAGCATACGCTAACAAAGAGGATAAAATAAACTATATAGTTGATTATACACTCAATCCAACGGAAGAAAAAATGCTTTTTCCTGTAGAAACAAAAAAATTGTTTGGCGTTATGCCTTCACAAGAAGGCAAAGTTACAGAAGATGAGATTAAACTAATCGCCGAATATATCCTAGAAAACAAAACCTTTTAACAGTCATTTTTTGA
Protein-coding regions in this window:
- a CDS encoding c-type cytochrome: MKKIVSLFLFLASLTMLFASNEAEELAVEKCGGCHLMGVVSKEKLKNMKAPPYWAIAKKAKEAYANKEDKINYIVDYTLNPTEEKMLFPVETKKLFGVMPSQEGKVTEDEIKLIAEYILENKTF